Proteins co-encoded in one Lysobacter solisilvae genomic window:
- a CDS encoding DUF2721 domain-containing protein, with the protein MFDETSLGHYGILTSMLAPALLMAATGSLLVSANARLARVVDRLRSLILAWEESAPDRAERDTQILRHRQRAHLVLRACQLLYAALGAFVGTSLSLAIDAFLGFRLGVVPTVLAIVGVSFLLGASIVMGIEVSLSVRSFGEELDQELARRRV; encoded by the coding sequence ATGTTCGACGAGACCTCCCTCGGTCACTACGGCATTCTGACCTCCATGCTGGCCCCCGCGCTGCTGATGGCGGCCACCGGGTCGCTGCTGGTATCGGCCAATGCACGGCTGGCGCGCGTGGTCGACCGGCTGCGTTCGCTGATCCTGGCCTGGGAGGAGTCGGCCCCCGACCGCGCCGAGCGCGACACCCAGATCCTGCGCCACCGCCAGCGCGCGCACCTGGTGCTGCGTGCGTGCCAGCTGCTCTATGCGGCGCTGGGCGCCTTCGTGGGCACCAGCCTGTCGCTGGCCATCGACGCCTTCCTCGGATTCCGCCTGGGCGTGGTGCCCACGGTGCTGGCAATCGTCGGCGTCAGCTTCCTGCTCGGGGCCAGCATCGTGATGGGCATCGAGGTCAGCCTGTCGGTGCGCAGTTTCGGCGAGGAACTGGACCAGGAACTGGCCCGCCGCCGCGTCTGA
- the ppsA gene encoding phosphoenolpyruvate synthase yields MNENILWLHALRLSDLARVGGKNSSLGEMIGNLANLGVSVPGGFATTAEAFKAFIAHNDLHQRIFDRLATLDVEDVPALNAAGSEIRRWVIDAPLQPDLDADIRTAYRQLCAENGGGDVAVAVRSSATAEDLPDASFAGQQETFLNVTGADDVVHKVKEVFASLYNDRAIAYRVHHGFKHEDVFLSAGVQLMVRSNVGASGVLFTLDTESGFRDVVFITSSFGLGEMVVQGAVNPDEFYVYKPTLMQGKPAILRRSIGAKQQRMVYSDTPGERVRIEETPAALRDSFSISDDDVHELARQALTIEQHYGRPMDIEWAKDGVSGKLFIVQARPETVKSRGKATQIERYALTRRGTVVCEGRAIGQKIGSGVARVVRSLDDMARVQPGDVLVADMTDPDWEPVMKRSAAIVTNRGGRTCHAAIIARELGVPAVVGTGNALDTIRDGQEVTISCAEGDTGFIYDGTLPFERNVADLDKMPPAPLKVMMNVANPERAFDFAMLPNAGIGLARLEMIIASHIGIHPKALLEYASQDAATKQKIDARIKGYGDPVDFYVDRLAEGIATITASVAPHPVIVRLSDFKSNEYANLIGGSRYEPHEENPMIGFRGASRYVDPSFADAFALECRAVKKVRELMGLDNCWVMIPFVRTLEEGRKVIAVLEANGLKRGENGLKIIMMCEVPSNALLADEFLDIFDGFSIGSNDLTQLTLGLDRDSAIVAGLFDERDPAVKKLLSMAISAARAKGKYVGICGQGPSDHPDLAEWLMQQGIESVSLNPDTVVDTWLRLAKVKAA; encoded by the coding sequence TTGAACGAGAACATCCTCTGGCTGCACGCGCTGCGCCTGTCCGACCTGGCCCGCGTAGGTGGCAAGAACTCCTCGCTGGGCGAGATGATCGGCAACCTGGCCAATCTCGGCGTGTCCGTCCCGGGCGGCTTCGCGACCACGGCCGAGGCCTTCAAGGCCTTCATCGCCCACAACGACCTGCACCAGCGCATCTTCGACCGCCTGGCCACGCTGGACGTCGAGGACGTCCCCGCACTCAATGCCGCCGGCAGCGAGATCCGCCGCTGGGTGATCGACGCCCCGCTGCAGCCCGACCTGGACGCCGACATCCGCACCGCCTACCGGCAGCTGTGCGCCGAGAACGGCGGCGGCGACGTTGCCGTGGCGGTGCGCTCCTCGGCTACCGCCGAAGACCTGCCCGACGCCAGCTTCGCCGGCCAGCAGGAGACCTTCCTCAACGTGACGGGGGCCGACGACGTCGTGCACAAGGTGAAGGAAGTCTTCGCCTCGCTCTACAACGACCGCGCCATCGCTTATCGCGTGCACCACGGCTTCAAGCACGAGGACGTGTTCCTGTCCGCCGGCGTGCAGCTGATGGTGCGCTCCAATGTCGGCGCCTCCGGCGTGCTGTTCACGCTGGACACCGAATCGGGCTTCCGCGACGTGGTGTTCATCACCTCGAGCTTCGGCCTAGGTGAGATGGTCGTGCAGGGCGCGGTGAATCCCGACGAGTTCTACGTCTACAAGCCGACCCTGATGCAGGGCAAGCCGGCCATCCTGCGTCGCTCCATCGGCGCCAAGCAGCAGCGGATGGTGTATTCGGACACGCCCGGCGAGCGCGTGCGCATCGAGGAGACGCCCGCCGCGCTGCGCGACAGCTTCTCCATCAGCGACGACGACGTCCACGAACTGGCGCGCCAGGCCCTCACCATCGAGCAGCACTACGGCCGTCCGATGGACATCGAATGGGCGAAGGATGGTGTCAGCGGCAAGTTGTTCATCGTGCAGGCGCGCCCGGAGACGGTGAAGTCGCGCGGCAAGGCCACCCAGATCGAACGCTACGCCCTCACCCGCCGCGGCACCGTGGTGTGCGAAGGCCGCGCGATCGGCCAGAAGATCGGCAGCGGCGTGGCCCGCGTGGTGCGGTCGCTCGACGACATGGCCCGGGTGCAGCCCGGCGACGTGCTGGTGGCCGACATGACCGATCCGGACTGGGAACCGGTGATGAAGCGCTCGGCCGCGATCGTGACCAATCGCGGCGGCCGGACCTGCCACGCCGCGATCATTGCCCGTGAACTGGGCGTGCCGGCGGTAGTCGGCACCGGCAACGCGCTGGACACCATCCGCGACGGCCAGGAAGTCACCATTTCCTGCGCCGAAGGCGACACCGGCTTCATCTACGACGGCACCCTGCCCTTCGAGCGCAACGTGGCGGACCTGGACAAGATGCCGCCGGCGCCGCTCAAGGTGATGATGAATGTCGCCAACCCCGAGCGCGCCTTCGACTTCGCCATGCTGCCCAACGCCGGCATCGGCCTGGCGCGCCTGGAGATGATCATCGCCAGCCACATCGGCATCCATCCCAAGGCGCTGCTGGAGTACGCCTCGCAGGATGCGGCGACGAAGCAGAAGATCGACGCCCGCATCAAGGGCTATGGCGACCCGGTGGACTTCTACGTCGACCGCCTCGCCGAGGGCATCGCCACGATCACCGCCTCGGTGGCGCCGCATCCGGTCATCGTCCGCCTGTCGGACTTCAAGTCCAACGAATACGCCAACCTGATCGGCGGCTCGCGCTACGAGCCGCATGAAGAGAACCCGATGATCGGCTTCCGCGGCGCCAGCCGCTACGTCGATCCCAGCTTCGCCGATGCCTTCGCGCTGGAATGCCGCGCGGTGAAGAAGGTGCGCGAGCTGATGGGCCTGGACAACTGCTGGGTCATGATCCCGTTCGTGCGCACGCTCGAGGAAGGCCGCAAGGTCATCGCGGTGCTGGAAGCCAACGGCCTCAAGCGCGGCGAGAACGGCCTGAAGATCATCATGATGTGCGAGGTGCCGTCCAATGCCCTGCTGGCGGACGAGTTCCTGGACATCTTCGACGGCTTCTCGATCGGCTCCAACGACCTCACCCAGCTCACCCTGGGCCTGGACCGCGACTCGGCGATCGTCGCGGGCCTGTTCGACGAGCGCGACCCGGCGGTGAAGAAGCTGCTGTCGATGGCGATCAGCGCCGCGCGCGCCAAGGGCAAGTACGTGGGCATCTGCGGCCAGGGCCCGAGCGACCACCCAGATTTGGCCGAGTGGCTGATGCAGCAGGGCATCGAATCGGTGTCGCTCAATCCCGACACCGTGGTCGACACCTGGCTGCGCCTGGCCAAGGTCAAGGCGGCCTGA
- the guaB gene encoding IMP dehydrogenase, with product MLRIQAEALTYDDVSLVPAHSIVLPKDVSLATRLTRTLNLRLPIVSAAMDTVSEARLAIAMAQLGGISILHKNMSLEAQAAQVAHVKKFEAGVIKEPFTVGPDATIGDVLKLTRARNISGVPVVDGGQLVGIVTSRDMRFEAKLDDPVRHIMTKKDRLITVREGASDEEVVQLLHKHRIEKVLVVNDGFELRGLITVKDIQKKSDNPNAAYDSSERLLAGAAVGVGGDTEARVEALAAAGVDVVVVDTAHGHSQGVLERVQWVKKNFPQLQVIGGNIVTGDAALALMDHGADAVKVGVGPGSICTTRIVAGVGVPQITAVAMVAEALQDRIPLIADGGIRFSGDIGKAIVAGASTVMIGGLFAGTEEAPGEVELFQGRSYKSYRGMGSLGAMELGSKDRYFQDASDADKLVPEGIEGRVPYRGPLRGVVHQLAGGLRATMGYVGCATIEDMRKKPSFVRVTSAGTRESHVHDVQITKEPPNYRAG from the coding sequence ATGCTGCGTATCCAGGCTGAAGCGCTGACCTACGACGACGTCTCCCTCGTACCTGCGCACTCGATCGTCCTGCCCAAGGACGTTTCGCTGGCCACCCGCCTCACCCGCACCCTGAACCTGCGCCTGCCCATCGTCTCGGCGGCCATGGACACCGTCAGCGAAGCACGCCTGGCCATCGCCATGGCCCAGCTGGGCGGCATCAGCATCCTGCACAAGAACATGAGTCTGGAAGCCCAGGCCGCGCAGGTCGCGCACGTCAAGAAGTTCGAGGCGGGGGTCATCAAGGAGCCCTTCACCGTCGGCCCCGATGCGACCATCGGCGACGTCCTCAAGCTCACCCGCGCCCGCAACATCTCGGGCGTGCCGGTGGTGGACGGCGGCCAGCTGGTCGGCATCGTCACCAGCCGCGACATGCGCTTTGAGGCCAAGCTCGACGATCCGGTCCGCCACATCATGACCAAGAAGGATCGCCTGATCACCGTGCGCGAGGGCGCGTCGGACGAGGAAGTCGTCCAGCTCCTGCACAAGCACCGCATCGAGAAGGTGCTGGTGGTCAACGACGGCTTCGAGCTGCGCGGCCTGATCACTGTCAAGGACATCCAGAAGAAGTCCGACAACCCCAACGCCGCCTATGACAGCTCCGAGCGCCTGCTCGCGGGCGCGGCGGTCGGCGTGGGCGGCGACACCGAGGCGCGCGTGGAAGCGCTCGCCGCGGCCGGCGTCGACGTCGTCGTGGTCGACACCGCGCACGGCCATTCGCAGGGCGTGCTCGAGCGGGTGCAGTGGGTCAAGAAGAACTTCCCGCAGCTGCAGGTCATCGGCGGCAACATCGTCACCGGCGATGCGGCGCTGGCCCTGATGGACCACGGCGCGGACGCGGTGAAGGTCGGCGTCGGCCCGGGGTCGATCTGCACCACCCGCATCGTCGCGGGCGTGGGCGTGCCGCAGATCACCGCGGTGGCCATGGTCGCCGAGGCATTGCAGGACCGCATCCCGCTGATCGCAGACGGCGGCATCCGCTTCTCGGGCGACATCGGCAAGGCGATCGTCGCCGGCGCCTCCACGGTGATGATCGGCGGCCTGTTCGCCGGCACCGAGGAAGCTCCGGGCGAGGTCGAACTCTTCCAGGGCCGCAGCTACAAGAGCTACCGCGGCATGGGCTCGCTGGGCGCGATGGAGCTCGGCTCCAAGGACCGCTATTTCCAGGACGCGTCGGACGCCGACAAGCTCGTGCCCGAAGGCATCGAGGGCCGCGTGCCGTACCGCGGTCCGCTGCGCGGCGTGGTCCACCAGCTCGCCGGCGGCCTGCGCGCCACCATGGGCTACGTGGGCTGCGCGACGATCGAGGACATGCGCAAGAAGCCCAGCTTCGTCCGCGTGACCTCGGCCGGCACGCGCGAGAGCCACGTGCACGACGTGCAGATCACGAAGGAACCACCGAATTACCGCGCCGGCTGA
- the tadA gene encoding tRNA adenosine(34) deaminase TadA: MRHALDLAQRAQHEDDEIPVGAVLVSAEGDVLGEGWNRNITQSDPTAHAEIVAMRAAGAKLGNHRLLGTTLYVTLEPCAMCAMAMVHARVARVVFGASDPKTGAAGSVFDLLGDPRHNHRVEVSGGVLADEAGSRLTNYFRAKRGKPPL; encoded by the coding sequence ATGCGGCACGCCCTCGATCTCGCTCAACGCGCGCAGCACGAGGACGACGAGATTCCCGTGGGCGCCGTGCTGGTCTCGGCCGAAGGCGATGTCCTGGGCGAGGGCTGGAACCGCAACATCACCCAGTCCGACCCCACCGCGCACGCCGAGATCGTGGCGATGCGCGCGGCCGGCGCGAAGCTGGGCAACCATCGCCTGCTCGGCACCACGCTGTATGTGACCCTGGAGCCGTGCGCGATGTGCGCGATGGCGATGGTGCATGCCCGCGTCGCGCGCGTGGTCTTCGGAGCCAGCGATCCCAAGACCGGGGCGGCCGGCAGCGTATTCGACCTGCTGGGCGACCCGCGCCACAACCATCGCGTCGAGGTCAGCGGTGGCGTGCTCGCCGACGAAGCCGGCAGTCGCCTGACCAACTATTTCCGCGCCAAGCGCGGCAAGCCGCCGCTCTGA
- the orn gene encoding oligoribonuclease translates to MAAHPQHREQRLIWIDLEMTGLDTDNDSILEIATIVTDAQLEILAEGPELAIHHPVARLEAMDDWNRNQHRKSGLWQRVVEQGVTMLEAEQRTLDFLAQWVPANTSPICGNSICQDRRFLHRCMPRLEGYFHYRNLDVSTLKELARRWAPDVLNGVRKDAKHTALSDIQDSIAELRHYRTAMGKLGGLGNNHSQRPANGSSQ, encoded by the coding sequence ATGGCAGCCCACCCGCAGCATAGGGAACAGCGACTGATCTGGATCGACCTGGAAATGACCGGGCTCGATACCGACAATGATTCCATCCTGGAAATCGCCACGATCGTGACCGATGCCCAGCTCGAGATCCTGGCCGAAGGCCCGGAGCTGGCGATCCACCATCCGGTCGCGCGGCTGGAGGCGATGGACGACTGGAACCGCAACCAGCATCGCAAGTCCGGGCTGTGGCAGCGCGTGGTGGAGCAGGGCGTGACCATGCTGGAAGCCGAACAGCGCACGCTGGACTTCCTGGCCCAGTGGGTGCCGGCCAACACCTCGCCGATCTGCGGCAATTCGATCTGCCAGGATCGCCGCTTCCTGCACCGCTGCATGCCGCGGCTGGAGGGCTACTTCCACTACCGCAACCTGGACGTGAGCACGCTCAAGGAACTCGCGCGCCGCTGGGCGCCCGACGTCCTCAACGGCGTGCGCAAGGACGCCAAGCACACCGCGCTGAGCGACATCCAGGACTCGATCGCCGAACTGCGGCACTACCGCACGGCAATGGGCAAGCTGGGTGGCTTGGGCAACAACCACTCGCAGCGCCCGGCCAACGGCTCCAGCCAATAG
- the guaA gene encoding glutamine-hydrolyzing GMP synthase: MTNIHSDKILILDFGAQYTQLIARRIREIGVYCEVWAWDHDPAEIAKFGAKGIILSGGPESTTEFGAPKAPQEVFDSGLPILGICYGMQTLAAQLGGATEAADAREFGHAEVELVAHDALLGGLSDHDGERRLDVWMSHGDHVAQAPPGWTVTAVTDRIPVAAMALEEKRWYGVQFHPEVTHTKQGLALLRRFVVEISGCRTLWTAANIIEDQIERVREVVGQDEVILGLSGGVDSSVVAALLHKAIGSQLTCVFVDTGLLRWNEGDQVMAMFAEHMGVKVVRVNAADRYFERLAGVADPEAKRKIIGNLFVEIFDEESAKLANARWLAQGTIYPDVIESAGSKTGKAHVIKSHHNVGGLPEHMKLGLVEPLRELFKDEVRRLGVELGLPHSMVYRHPFPGPGLGVRILGEVQREYAQLLAKADHIFIDELRRADLYDKVSQAFAVFLPVKSVGVVGDARAYEWVIALRAVETIDFMTAHWAHLPHEFLGTVSNRIINELRGVSRVVYDISGKPPATIEWE, translated from the coding sequence ATGACCAACATCCATTCCGACAAGATCCTGATCCTCGACTTCGGCGCGCAGTACACGCAGCTGATTGCCCGCCGCATCCGCGAGATCGGGGTCTACTGCGAAGTCTGGGCCTGGGACCACGACCCGGCCGAGATCGCGAAGTTCGGCGCCAAGGGCATCATCCTGTCGGGCGGCCCGGAATCCACGACCGAGTTCGGCGCCCCCAAGGCTCCGCAGGAGGTCTTCGATTCGGGCCTGCCGATCCTGGGCATCTGCTACGGCATGCAGACCCTGGCCGCGCAGCTGGGTGGTGCGACCGAAGCGGCCGATGCGCGCGAGTTCGGCCACGCCGAAGTCGAACTGGTCGCGCACGACGCGCTGCTGGGCGGGCTGAGCGACCACGACGGCGAGCGCCGCCTGGACGTCTGGATGAGCCACGGCGACCACGTCGCGCAGGCCCCGCCGGGCTGGACCGTCACCGCCGTCACCGACCGCATCCCCGTCGCCGCGATGGCGCTCGAGGAAAAGCGCTGGTACGGCGTGCAGTTCCATCCCGAAGTCACCCACACCAAGCAGGGCCTGGCCCTGCTGCGCCGCTTCGTGGTCGAGATCAGCGGCTGCCGCACCCTGTGGACGGCGGCCAACATCATCGAGGACCAGATCGAGCGCGTGCGCGAGGTCGTGGGGCAGGACGAGGTGATCCTTGGGCTGTCCGGGGGCGTGGACTCGTCCGTCGTCGCCGCGCTGCTGCACAAGGCCATCGGCTCGCAGCTGACCTGCGTGTTCGTCGACACCGGCCTGCTGCGCTGGAACGAGGGCGACCAGGTGATGGCGATGTTCGCCGAGCACATGGGCGTCAAGGTCGTGCGCGTGAACGCCGCCGACCGCTATTTCGAGCGGCTGGCCGGCGTCGCCGACCCGGAAGCCAAGCGCAAGATCATCGGCAACCTGTTCGTCGAGATCTTCGACGAGGAGTCGGCCAAGCTCGCCAACGCCCGGTGGCTGGCGCAGGGCACCATCTATCCCGACGTGATCGAGTCGGCCGGCAGCAAGACCGGCAAGGCCCACGTCATCAAGAGCCACCACAACGTGGGCGGCCTGCCCGAGCACATGAAGCTGGGCCTGGTCGAGCCGCTGCGCGAACTGTTCAAGGACGAGGTCCGTCGCCTGGGCGTCGAACTGGGCCTGCCGCACTCGATGGTCTACCGGCATCCGTTCCCGGGCCCCGGCCTGGGCGTGCGCATCCTGGGCGAAGTGCAGCGCGAGTACGCGCAGCTGCTCGCCAAGGCCGACCACATCTTCATCGACGAACTGCGGCGCGCCGACCTGTACGACAAGGTGAGCCAGGCCTTCGCCGTGTTCCTGCCGGTGAAGTCGGTCGGCGTGGTGGGCGACGCGCGCGCCTACGAATGGGTGATCGCGCTGCGCGCGGTGGAAACCATCGACTTCATGACCGCGCACTGGGCGCACCTGCCGCACGAGTTCCTGGGCACCGTGTCCAACCGCATCATCAACGAACTGCGCGGCGTCTCGCGCGTGGTGTACGACATCAGCGGCAAGCCGCCGGCGACGATCGAGTGGGAGTGA
- the folD gene encoding bifunctional methylenetetrahydrofolate dehydrogenase/methenyltetrahydrofolate cyclohydrolase FolD: protein MTARILDGKRIAEDLLDNLKAQVDARIQAGKPAPGLAVVLVGNDPASSVYVKNKRRAAQKVGIRAIDYDLPADTSDEQLLALIDRLNADPSVHGILVQLPLPGHRDATHLIHRIHPGKDVDGFHPENVGHLALRQFGLRPCTPRGITTLLAYTDRPVRGQSATIVGVSNHVGRPMALELLIAGCTVTSCHKFTPKDVLESSVRHADILVVAVGRPQLIPGEWVKPGAVVIDVGINRLDDGRLVGDVGFQAAAERASWITPVPGGVGPMTVATLMQNTLEAAEAADR from the coding sequence ATGACCGCCCGCATCCTTGATGGCAAACGCATCGCCGAAGACCTGCTCGACAACCTCAAGGCGCAGGTCGACGCCCGCATCCAGGCCGGCAAGCCCGCGCCGGGGCTGGCGGTGGTGCTGGTCGGCAACGACCCGGCCTCCAGCGTCTACGTCAAGAACAAGCGGCGCGCCGCGCAGAAGGTCGGCATCCGCGCGATCGACTACGACCTGCCCGCCGACACCTCCGACGAGCAGCTGCTGGCGCTGATCGACCGGCTCAACGCCGATCCCTCGGTCCACGGCATCCTGGTGCAGTTGCCCTTGCCCGGCCATCGCGACGCCACTCACCTGATCCACCGGATCCACCCCGGCAAGGACGTGGACGGCTTCCATCCGGAGAACGTCGGCCACCTGGCCCTGCGCCAGTTCGGCCTGCGGCCCTGCACGCCGCGCGGCATCACCACGCTGCTGGCCTACACCGACCGACCGGTCCGCGGCCAGAGCGCCACGATCGTGGGCGTGTCCAACCACGTCGGCCGGCCGATGGCGCTGGAGCTGCTGATCGCCGGCTGCACGGTGACCAGCTGCCACAAGTTCACCCCCAAGGACGTGCTCGAATCCTCGGTGCGCCACGCCGACATCCTGGTGGTGGCCGTCGGCCGTCCGCAGCTGATTCCGGGCGAATGGGTGAAGCCCGGCGCCGTGGTCATCGACGTGGGCATCAACCGCCTGGACGACGGCCGCCTGGTCGGCGACGTGGGCTTCCAGGCCGCCGCGGAGCGGGCCAGCTGGATCACCCCGGTGCCGGGCGGCGTGGGCCCGATGACGGTGGCCACGCTGATGCAGAACACGCTCGAGGCGGCGGAAGCGGCCGACCGCTGA
- a CDS encoding mechanosensitive ion channel family protein, whose amino-acid sequence MGIAAIGLLSTLSAAASAAATVPAAAAPAAPVAAAPATAASTLNQLHSLDHWLAMGELYGLRLLGAIVIILVGLWLAKRLSRALDAVLERTQTEATLRGFLRNIAYGAMVVVIILAALQFVGFAPASLFAVLGAAGLGIGLALKDSLSNLVAGLQLIVQRPFRAGDYVVAANLEGTVEQVRVFQTRLRTPDNRVLILPNSLIIAAAITNFTAVMKRRIDVATSVGHAEDLQAARTRLVEIARAHPKVMREPEPAVVATALGADNRISLELRAWVRTGDVQTARSELTEAVRNGMIELGIGTPAVAREIRILHQGAGELPMDQLLAAPAAAPGAGAPTAEDVGKPQTR is encoded by the coding sequence ATGGGCATTGCGGCGATCGGCCTGCTCAGCACCCTGTCCGCCGCGGCCTCGGCCGCGGCCACCGTGCCCGCCGCGGCCGCGCCCGCGGCTCCAGTCGCAGCCGCCCCGGCCACGGCGGCGTCCACGCTGAACCAGCTGCATTCGCTGGATCACTGGCTGGCCATGGGCGAGCTCTATGGCCTGCGGCTGCTGGGCGCGATCGTCATCATCCTGGTCGGCCTGTGGCTGGCCAAGCGCCTTTCGCGCGCGCTCGACGCGGTCCTGGAACGCACGCAGACCGAGGCCACGCTGCGCGGCTTCCTGCGCAACATCGCCTACGGGGCGATGGTGGTGGTCATCATCCTGGCGGCACTGCAGTTCGTGGGTTTCGCCCCCGCGTCGCTGTTCGCCGTTTTGGGCGCGGCGGGCCTGGGCATCGGCCTGGCGCTCAAGGATTCCCTGTCGAACCTGGTGGCGGGCCTGCAGCTGATCGTGCAGCGTCCGTTCCGGGCCGGTGACTACGTGGTGGCGGCGAACCTGGAAGGCACCGTCGAACAGGTGCGCGTGTTCCAGACCCGCCTGCGCACGCCCGACAACCGGGTGCTGATCCTGCCCAACAGCCTGATCATCGCCGCGGCAATCACCAACTTCACCGCGGTGATGAAGCGCCGGATCGACGTGGCCACCAGCGTGGGCCACGCCGAGGACCTGCAGGCCGCGCGCACGCGGCTGGTGGAAATTGCCCGCGCGCATCCCAAGGTCATGCGCGAACCCGAGCCGGCGGTCGTCGCCACGGCGCTGGGCGCCGACAACCGCATCAGCCTGGAACTGCGCGCCTGGGTCCGCACGGGCGACGTGCAGACCGCACGCAGCGAGCTGACCGAAGCGGTGCGCAACGGAATGATCGAACTGGGGATCGGCACGCCGGCGGTGGCGCGTGAGATCCGCATCCTGCACCAGGGCGCGGGGGAACTGCCGATGGACCAGCTGCTAGCCGCGCCGGCGGCGGCTCCTGGCGCGGGAGCGCCGACGGCCGAGGATGTGGGCAAGCCGCAGACCCGCTGA